Below is a genomic region from Biomphalaria glabrata chromosome 3, xgBioGlab47.1, whole genome shotgun sequence.
ACTGTTTTGATGACATGAGAtattgtacttaataaatatataagcctAATGTGTGAAATACATACGAGTCTCTAATTTACATaacatgaatagcaagataacatggcgttttaatatttaatgcaaaCAAATACATAACACACATTTGGGGGGTCCGtaaggattttcaaatttggaaccTCCCTACCCacaacctagctacgccactgagttaTATCCAACGATCTTGTTCAATTAGCACTCCGAGGTGTAGAAACAATGTTCAGCTTGTTTCAAAGAAATGAACGTTACAAAGTGTTCtggagaaagatttttttttcagctgctcAGGTCATCAAAATGAATTTAGCACAACAGTAGCTGATGACTAATTGTGTTCATCTTTTAtattgtgcaaaaaaaaaagttactgtGAACTTTATCCTTTGATAATCTCTGTAACTCTTCTGTGACAAAGACAAGaaggaaaatattttagtttattataaatctttattaattataattcttttatcctttaaacatgttttaaaagATGAAATAGTAAGCCTTTACAAATTCTGCTTGTCAAAAgaactttctctttttttttttttaaccagagtttccatttttaagtttgttaaaaataatagcgatttaaaattcattatttagatctatattatttcaCAGTCTATATATCGATAttataaggctagtcttcgagtccgaagatcagcgaagtatgcagtatttcccgttgctgcgcagtcccagctgtgacctacatattttgccacaaccagggcaagcatagccattgtccgcaggtggtcgatttagattttcttttcgtcgtctgcgtttgtcctctgCAGCAGagtttcttttggtctcaaatgtgtatcccgcggccttcgtgagtgacctccagctgtctctttctgatgccgcatgcaaccagatgctctcttctatgtcagccaaagaAAGTTGACGCCTGAGCTGGTATCGATATTATAGTTCCGTCTAATTCTCTAGATATCTAAAAATCCTGTTTATCACTGACATATAATATCTGGGAGAACCACACTTCACAACTAGCCTAGTCCGGTCCTGAAGATGACACTTTATATTTTTAGAAGTTCTCTGTGAACAAATGTGTTGGTATAAATGTAAAGCTGTACATAAGAAACTCGTAGTTCAACAATATCTGTGAGAAGAGAGAAACTGACTTACCATCAACTCATCGAGGTATTCTTCTAACACTTCGAAATATGATATGATCAATAGGATACTCTATATCTGTAGTATCACAGCTATGACATATGTTATTTTTCATCAATTAAACTGTAAGCCAAGTTTtccatgtttactttgttttgttttttggtctAGTCTCCTTTGTAGGATTTGTCCTCTTTTCTGCCGTCCTCTGGGCGTGTAGGTGTCCGGTAACCCATCTTGAGGCTAGAAGAATTATCCAATTTCTAAaagataaccaaaaaaaaaaaaagagagaaaagtcaataaaatctagatctaggtttgttCGTTCGCTCTGTTTCATGCtgttattgttttatatgtttcggctGTTCtctcagaattgaagattattttatACTAGTTCAAATCTACCgcaggatggcagcgggcagggctCAAACTTCGAACCCGAAGCCATCGAGATGACAATCTAAAGTGCTATCCACACTACCAGGTGTCTTTATCAGACGTCCTCATTTTCGAGATGTGTCCTCTGTCCGGCAGGCGACGAGGTGAACATGTCAGGCATTCCGGTTGTTTCCTGTAGTTGGTTCAAACAAGTAAGCAGATTGACCCTTTCTTTGCGAGCTATGGGGGCTGATGCTggaaaggtcaactgtttctaaGGCCCACttttaacaagggtgtcatgtgtccagcacaacgaccaactacctTTGCTTCCCCCACccataaaaaataattccatACATTTTCTAGTCAGCGTATAGTTTCAGTGCAATGGTAGACCACGCTCCAGGTAACCTATGCgcctatcttataaattacagacgttatgccaaaaagagaagatgatatCTATTTCTAGCCATGCTTGTTTATCAGTGACTTTAACTCAGATAAGCTGTTGGTTtctctggctgattcaggcaacccattccattctctaatggcacttggtgtctttctgagtattttattaggtttagaTTTTGTATATGTAAATTAAAGTTTAGACTGTTCagagttttatttattattgctacttcacgtttgagtttttttgtcctgaagtgtctctaaattaaattattatggtatttctctaatcaaatgtgaatcgtcgcttgttataaatctcacggcTCTATTATGCgcctgttctagtttctttaggTTTTCTACAGTTGTGGAagcatattctaatattctaTAATttgcctaaccaaggttaaatagcatttgaGTTTTATGCTCttgtttaatttgaaaaaaaatgcaagtaaTTTACACACTTAGGAAGACATTGTCTGAAGATGGTAGAAGATTATAGACCTTTAACTGATTACGAAGACATAGTTGGCATATTTTAAgtattaaaaatttcttttggaTCAGTTATACATTTGTCTTTTGCGTCTCTCATTGTGGGTAAAGTCTTGGAGTCTCCGTAGCGATCCTTCTAAGAATTCTTTCTCTGTCCCTTTCTAAGATAGTTGATAGTTCTTTTGTATACCGAGTTAGCTGGCTCTCAAGCTGAGCTCAGAGTTGGCACAATCAGACCAGAGCATGAACCTGTGTCAATTGTAAGTGTATACGTCTATACCTTCAGGCTAATTGTGGCTTTTAAAGTTCATTTTTTAGTTGacagctaaaacatttttatatgatACCCCACAGGCTATAGATCagttttctgttgttgtttttagcacacatttttatctttttctttagctttattttttaacctCCTCATCTCTTGTGCCGTCTCTTATATCGTCTCTTATACCGTGTCTACTTGGCTCTCATCTTGTTATCTTTTTTCCCCCTAGATTTATCTCCTTTTCACTGCTagcatttaatgtttttaaaaaatgtcatgcGCATTGAAAGCAGAAATTACTAAGTACATTGCATTCAGAGCCACGGATTACTGTGATGATTTGGCTATTGAAGCAGAGATTACACTTGTCTCTTTGATGGAACAGCAGAAGGGTTGTACGTCACACAAAGAAGCACATGTGCGGTTTTAAGACGAACTTTGATTATTTACCATCCCAGTAATAatgtgttcttgtttttttaaaatcctttaaatCGATTAAAAAAcagttgtttaaaatatggCACATATGTCTGTAGTACGCTACACCTGTGTACTACGAGTGTAGTACCATACACTCCCATATTATAGAATGTAAATGGGAACTCTCTATATGCAAgtacaaatatacatataaacgtataaatgaataaaaataacttaGGTTTAGGTACTTTCTAAATAGCACGTTTCCTTAGAGTGAACACCAACATTCTGTCCTTAAAAAATTTAGACgccttaagaaaaaaattacgtaaaaaaggtaaacaaatgatataataaaaattatgttattatatttaatgacattctctctctctctctccccattcCTTTATGTATTCTCTCCCCTGCTCCGCAAGACTCAATTCAAACagtagaaataaatagaatattTACGATCGTATCAGCCGAGTGAAACACAAGTCAGGCGTATCGGACGTCCGTTAATTCCCTGTCCCGAAATTCCTGGGTCACGGTTCAAGAGAGACTTAATGCTTCGACACATCCTTGAACTCCCGTCTCCcttaatcacacacacacacacgacttttgcacacacacacacacacatttacacaTCAAACACACATTTCCAGCACAAACCCACACTTGTTTCGGGATACACAAAATGACTACCACAATGATGAGAGTTTTTAGAGCTTCGCGCCTCCATCTCCACGGTTTTTAGCtgaaggcttttaaaaaaaaaaataaggcttataccttttttttcttctttaaaatctATCACGAGGaggagtgggggggggtgaTTCGAAAACCTTTTTTCAATAAGAGAAGTAGAGCAAAGCGGGTGAAGGATGAAAAGAGGTGGGTCCAATGTGGTCACTGCTGTCCCATTTCACTTTGACCTCCATCTTTCTcatctggaaaaaaaattccaccAGGTCATTCCACCGTCCTATTTCCAGGTCATTCGACTCAGGTGACCATATCAGTGCCGTTACTTATCCAGTGGGCCTATTAGTGTAAATTCAATAGACCCACGACCAGGTCAGGGCTAGTGTTGTATTGTATGAACAGGCCcaatgttccacgaggaactcaaaggaatgatgatgatgatgtacaGAATGAAATGctaatgtcttcgattccgaagataagTCTCTTTCACTGACATTCCCGTCCGTTCCTTGATGCTTTCTTCCCATCACTTCTCTACTAGCATTGTCCCACTATATACTGTGTCTAATATAAGCTGTTCCAACATTATAGATTATAATAgaacaatgtttctcaaactgtgctTTAGTTATTCGTGGTCACAAAATTTCTATAACATCACATCGATCTAGATTCGAACTCCACAATGAAACATTCAGAATGCTGATAGGATGCCTACTATCAAGAAGCTATGCTCTTCCAGGATATTATACTACCATAAAAGTCTCTAaaccacacacatacatatattttaaacattaattccTTGAAAAAATTAGCCTAATTTAGAAtatggttttaaactttttttttaaattaaagaaatagaaaaaaatccaacctaataaaataagtAGTGCATAGCTAGATACTccaaatgtgcgaagtgttccgttgtggaaaaagtttgggaaacactgttatTGAGTATAGATTGATCGAGAAACCTCTTAAGTACTATGGAAAACTTATGTTGTTATTTCTAGTATTATGAGAAATTAATCATGACTTTTCGAAGCTAATAAACATCTTGTTTAGACATTTTATAGGCCCTTGACGGGTACATTTATTAATAACAACTACATAtcgcaggggttctcaacctgtggatcaaGACCCTTTGGGTGTTGagtgaccatttgccaggggtcacctaacaccattgtaaaagtttcattcatttattttatttttcatatgaATTTTTTCCCTTCGTATTGTAACAAGCATATTTAAACCATAGCTGATATACATTGACATTTGTAATAATAAAGTACCCATTACTTAGATTACATTAGCATAACATAAATTTTGAAATGATCGTCAAGCAttgatacaataaaataaaagatggGGGTGACAATTATAGCACGGACACATTTCCAGAGGATACTTTGGGTGTGAATGTAACATTATTGTTTgaaggtttattttttttgcactggtatttactttttttttttttatcattgtcATTCGAAAATAGATGTTGCAGACGACATCTTGGTTGTTGCAGACGACATCTTGGTTGTTGCAGAATAAATTTTTCAACGGCTGAAATTGCCGTCCATCAAATGTATCTGTATCGTAATATCATTGCTGGATCAAACATTTCTGTGATGAAGATCTAATCCCGTCGTGAAGGaaatttaatgaataatacgCCATCGtattatagtttatattattgaaagaaagaaattctTTATGAAAAATGAACGCGGACTTCGAATAAATGAATGCTAAGAATTGAAAATGACATTTCTTTGCAGTAGggttttacttcaatagttTAAGCAGGAATTGAAAAAACTCCGATGTGTTATTTGTAATGAAAGTTCTATCTGACGAACTTATGAAGCCAAAACTAACGCCTGGGCTTTAGTGATAATGATATTAAGTATTTTAGTTTTGTAGGCTGATTTAAATTCAAACTTGACACAGGTGgcaagtacaataaataaaacacagcATCCCTTGAAGCTTCTTATTTGGTGGCTCTGAGAATGGCCAGAGCTATGAGACCTGACACCTTTACCAATGGCAGCGACAAAAGACATTGTTCGAGTTTTAATTAGAACCAAATTCATTAATAAATTTATGGTAATTTCCATATCTAATGACACTGCTAACATGCCTTATGGTCTAATCAATCAGGTAATCCAGGAAATGATGTCTGCTCCTTTTCCAATATTCCAGATATATACATTTTGATAACGATTTTATAACATGAGCTAAATCATATTTACCTAGGACCAAGGCCTATGaacgaaaataaaaattatggtTAGGGGTCGCCGCCTAGTGGAATATTGTTTGAGGGGGTCgcggagctaaaaaggttgagaaccgcggATATATCGAAAccttcatgcttttagcatacTCAGTGCTCAGTGGTACATTTtcctttgtggaccagtgtgtgtgtctgtgtgtgtgtgtttgtgtgagtatctgggagaagacTTCCGAGCATGCTCAGTGGTGGTCCGATTtcctttgtggaccagtgtgtgtgtgtgagtatctGGAAGAAGACTTCCGAGCATGGTCAGTGGTGGTCCGATTtcctttgtggaccagtgtgtgtgtgtgtgtgtgtgagtatctgggagaagacTTCCGAGCATGCTCAGTGGTGGTCCGATTtcctttgtggaccagtgtgtgtgtgtgtgtgtgtgtgagtatctgggagaagacTTCCGAGCATGGTCAGTGGTGGTCCGATTtcctttgtggaccagtgtgtgtgtgtgtgtgtgtgtgagtatctgggagaagacTTCCGAGCATGCTCAGTGGTGGTCCGATTTCCTTCGTGGaccactgtgtgtgtgtggttttatctgggagaagatttccgtgctgccttgTTCAGCAAACTCAATCCTGCTTGAGACTGGTTTTGAACTCGAGCTCTCTTGTTAGGAAGCCAAGTGGTTTATGCCAGATAGCTACACATCCCACGTTACGCGACGAGCGCAACAGGCACTTCGTTTGTTAAATAAGTTGCAGAGGTCTCTTGAGAcatcattacatcctagcccaaacatcCTGCAGGATGGCGTGGGGGTGGAAGCGGGCAGGGCTCGATTTGAGATCATTGCATAACACACCAGCCATCTTTGAGACCAAATGAAAAGGGAACTAGAAAGTTCAAGATAGCTCTTGTTAGCATATAATTAAAGCTCGACTGTCAAATCttgttgaaagaaaaaataaaaagattaataGTTCAACTTagatttcaataaataaatgtaaaaattgtaGGCAAAGCTATATTTACAAAactgtgtatttgtttgttgagATAGCGCTTCTCAAGCCTTacaggcagtggcgtagctagaaatgtgcgggtggtgcggtgCATCAAGTGGTGGGGGGGCATCAAACAGAGGACAAATTTTCTCAGTGAAACTACACataattacataaataaaaacaaacacatttatttgtttggGTAATTTGTTATGTCATATATTTTTcttcaattaaattaaatgtaagttGTAGAGCAGCTGGAATctaattttaacatttgtttcaaTCTCTGGAGGcaacttttacacttttttttttgaagccatGTTACTTCATTGTTCAATGGACTGGTTTATAAtggtgatgtttttttttaattattaactaGTAATGGTCAAATCTCTTTTGTACACCAgcggggggaggggtatctggggaGGGATATCTGAGAGAAGATTTTTCaaccgctcagcaaacacaaccctGCTTGAGTCGGAATTCGAACTCAAGACGCCTTGTAAGGTGGCCAAGCCGTAACCAAGCGGTTTTAGCAtctcagccacacatcactTGCTCGAAGAgaacttgaagtttgtctgtgactaggcaACAATAATGACACCAAGGCTCAAGATCTAAATACGCAAGAGGGAAAAATGTGGAGAGATTATCTGtagagaatcttggacatcacgtgttttttttttttgcttaaagcagaatctggcactcCATGGGCATCGCGAACGAGTTGAAGAAGAATTGGCAGTACAAAATCGAAGAAATATTCTTGAATGAAATTACTATCCAAGTACGATCCATTCCTGAAAGACCGAATAAGTAGATGtcctaacaaaataaaaacgaatTGTAGATACGaagcaaaaacaaataaaaaaacacaatcatACAGAAAGTATAAGAGGCAAATATATTTCTCGATTATTTTCCGTCTAGATCAAAACTTTACGATACATTTTCATGTAGAGCCTCAAAGAAGATATATTTTCTACCAACACATAAGAAAGAGCTACTGATGGAAATACTTTCCTTGGACCGTATTGCTCACGAAATAATAACCCCATAAGAACAACGTCATGATAAATATGAATTTGAATCCTCAGAtggaaatcaatctcgatggtTATCGACATAGACAAAAACGAATGTTGTCTTGGGGCTTCAGGTCATTGTCGAAGTTTCTCCACAAGTCTCTGAATGTCCAAACCAAGAATCTATTGAGCTTaagagttttataaaaaaaaaaaaaaatcatacataAATCATTCTGGGATCGAATATTGCTATCCTGATTCGCAACTGATTTTTcgctgcggcccctcaggtcatagtaagtaTTTTATGCGACCcgtacaccttaatgagtttgacatgcctgtaGTACAGAATTTATTCTTGCGCCTAGAACTAGTCTGGTTTTGAAAGGAAATCCGAAACTTTTAGAACAAGACAAACATTATAAATTGTAACTATTTTTAAATCACCCCTGAGAATTCACCAGCGCTTAGCCGATCATTTACCAGGCTGAGAAAAGCTGATATACTGTGCTAGTTTatcttgtgttttatttttatgtgttATTGATCTTTTTACCCGACTTTACCGTATCGATAGCATGTTGGTTTCTTTCCTTGGTTTGTATTACTACAAGCAAGGTCCAAGAAAGATAACTAGTAAAATAGCTTAAGATTATTGGGTTTGTTGAGTAGCGTCCCTTTGATAAGATGACTTAAAAACAAATCCAAGCTCTCAGTGAAAATCGGTATGTTGAGTGAATAGTACTAAGTACATGTACATAAGAAAGTCTTCCATATTCCAATAGTATACAACATAGCTCAATATAGACATACCCATTTCTAAATAAGAAATTTGTTTCGAATATTAATCATTTTCATAGGCCACTCGGCCAGCCAACAGTTAAGGATTAATTTTATATAGGCATAAACCATTATTTCTTCCTATTGATAAGACATTGTAACGTTgtttctagtctggtgatcatgatTGACAATGAAACACATTCCTGCTATCGGCGCTGTTTGAGCTtcatttatttgttgatttagatagggaaggttttgacttttttttgcGTATTTTTAGgtcttaatgttttgttatttcgCCTAGGGCCTTCGATTGCCTAAGGGCGGCCCTGCAGTATCCCTAGATCATCTGTATGCCTATGACTTCAGACGTTCTCTCTTGAAAATCAAGGATTGTATCCGTTGAATTCTGTTTTCAAAAATTATTACATACAAGATATACTAGAATGTGAACAAtgtaaaggaaaaaataaatcacacacacacacacaaactaacaAACACAAAACTTGTAAACAAgtaattgtataaaaaaaaaacccagacgaAATAGATccatttattgattttttattttcaaaatataaatggcAGTTTATTTCTGTACATCTCatcacattgaaaaaaaaaagtgtttataaTAATGTCGCTTTATAGGCAGAGTTTTTTctagtatttttctttttcttcatatcaaatttgtaaaatatataaatatttttttttcttgtctttatACATGGTCGGATAGTTGGATGATTGTCTGGGCgagctttttgtttttctttaaaaaatacatgagCTAGTCTAGACTCGGATGTAATATCATACAAGCCTAACCATTGTAGAAAATTAGATTATTGTTATCAATTTAAACATTGGTTCGTTATTGTCAATACTGACCCCATAGCGGGCATTTGGGCGTCTACTAAAACGAAGAGTTGGAAGGGcgacaagggaaaaaaatcggATTTTAGGCCGAAATTCATTGGAAATGACTGGTCATCAACGATCAAAGTATTACCTAGAATCATCTGCTTGACCAGTGAACTTATATCAAGATGCTCCTATTTAAGAAATAACAAAGTTTATTTAAGAAACCAAGCATAATGTATGGTCTGTAGCGCCAAATCTGGATCTCCTTTTATAGATGAAGTTGTTTACTGGACCAGTCAAAACTTCAAAATTCTTTACCCCAAAACGTCAAGAGATTCCGTCCTAAATATAACTAAGAAGGTTCTAGATTATTGACTCAGTGGGTATGACCTTGTGTTAGCTTTGAACCCATTACAAAAAGTACATAGTGTTAGGCTAACCAGTTCCAtttagatggctgcctggtcgtgcggtatgcgcgctggactgtcgttcaatcGTTTTaacggtcccgggttcataccctgcccgctgccataccccgtcgtcctgcgagaggcGTGAGCTAGGATCTAGATtatctttgaaggaacatccggaaCATGAAAAACAAACATGACATTACAATCATCAAAAAGCATCAGCGGTGTATCAGACTAGCAAAGCACAAGAGCAGCAGTCATCAAGCTGCAGAGGTTTTAGTGAAGTACTGGGAATGTAGTGCCAGGACCGGTTTCCTCAATGGGACCTCGTTGTTGTCGTCATTGGTCTCGGGGCGCTTGGTAGGTTTGGACAAGTCTTGTTTAATTTGATTGGATGCTTCCTTCAGCAAGTCTGGACCGATGACGCCCGCGCCTTGGTGCGATCCTGAGGCCAGAAAATGCCTCTGGCGAGGGGGGAAGCCTTCAAAGTCAGGGATACCGTCAAGCCTGCAGCTGTTGCAGTAGAAGTTTGTAGGCAAGAGGATGGGCTCGAAGCTGGACATGGGGCAGACGGTGTTACCCTGGGGGTGGGAAGAGCCCTTGGCGTTGCCAGAGCTAGCTGGGGAATGCGGGGGTAAGAAGGTGGTGCACTTGTTGACCTCAGAGGTCAAATTTCTGGAATGTGTATGGTGAGACGAAGGGGATCGTAGCTCTTGGAGCTTGTTAGCCTCTTGCCCCCGAGGACACAGGGCGTCTTGCCCCCGATGACGAGGTAACGTATTCACTTGCTGAGGCATAGGCGGAAATAGATCGTTTGTGGCAAGGTGTGCGTTAGGCTGTGGAGGATAAAACTGCTGAGCCGAGGGAGGAGCCCCTTTAGGAAATGGCGTCGTCGCGTGGGAGAAAAGTTGCACCTGGTCATTCCTCTGATAAAGCTCGCCTACGTTCTCCGAAGTGTCAGTTGGATGAAACGATTGCAAGCAAGCCTGATCACGTGACACACCATTGCTGGCACCAGCTGACAAGGCACAGGTATGTTCGAGTTCAAAGTAATTAGTCAAAAACGAGATGCCGAAGCGATTCTGCGCATCGTCCCCGTTAAATCCCGTCTCGGCCATCTGATTCCCGTTTCTCCCCTCGTCGAAGGCTCGAGGCCTTATCTGCACGGTGCTGATGCTTGTCGGCGACGTCTGGCAAGGGGAGCAACTGTGGCAGGACTCTCGACTGTTTGATTTTGACGGAGTTCTCACCCTTGGCTTCCCGTCGTCCGTCCGCCTCGGGTCGTCATCCTCGTCCTCGTCATCAATGGTCTCGTAGACGGCCGAGTAGGCCCTTGAGTAGCAGTGGGAGGAAGGGCTCATTCTCATCAGAGGGTGGCGTGACGCGCAGGAAGGACAGTTCCATTTGGGGTCGCACGAAGGGTGGCATGGCACGGGTGGTATGGGCAGACCTCTATGCCGGAAGGGCGGGTAAATGATGTCATCGTCTCCTTGTACCTGAGAATAGgcagaggaaaaaaaactttacataATAGTTTAGTTTCAAATTGCTTTCACACTTTTTAGATTCAtgttcatctctctctctctctctctctctttttctctctttcagtccctccccctccctctcttttctctctctttactctttctctctatttttctttctctcatatTCCCCTTTTCTCTATCTTTCATCTCTCTtcccctctttctttctctctatcttctctctcactctctctctctctcttcttcttcttctgtttCTAATGCTAAAGAAGGTTTCAtaaggccagcaaaacgaccaacaaCCTTTAGTTTCCCCCaattaatgccaggtacc
It encodes:
- the LOC106071369 gene encoding uncharacterized protein LOC106071369; its protein translation is MASITSAALTSSAVIPAAAGLLTSPSTLLRDIDADVREFWSSFPCPPPWRPRLLIEVNSTRLDPSVSRTVQTFLAGKCEIRHILFPSDLQGGEEDGAANNRYSPHPRRTEAPDLGSSLSDLTEARHSWCDTPCQLSIGCALFFVVVVMMVAVLVCVTKHRVRHKMAAARPSRQQLQLSTSTSDAVNCADFTNLEVQGDDDIIYPPFRHRGLPIPPVPCHPSCDPKWNCPSCASRHPLMRMSPSSHCYSRAYSAVYETIDDEDEDDDPRRTDDGKPRVRTPSKSNSRESCHSCSPCQTSPTSISTVQIRPRAFDEGRNGNQMAETGFNGDDAQNRFGISFLTNYFELEHTCALSAGASNGVSRDQACLQSFHPTDTSENVGELYQRNDQVQLFSHATTPFPKGAPPSAQQFYPPQPNAHLATNDLFPPMPQQVNTLPRHRGQDALCPRGQEANKLQELRSPSSHHTHSRNLTSEVNKCTTFLPPHSPASSGNAKGSSHPQGNTVCPMSSFEPILLPTNFYCNSCRLDGIPDFEGFPPRQRHFLASGSHQGAGVIGPDLLKEASNQIKQDLSKPTKRPETNDDNNEVPLRKPVLALHSQYFTKTSAA